In Sorghum bicolor cultivar BTx623 chromosome 8, Sorghum_bicolor_NCBIv3, whole genome shotgun sequence, one genomic interval encodes:
- the LOC8068803 gene encoding uncharacterized protein LOC8068803 → MVWLGMILAMIFAQLVQWWSEWGFRVTVLGSLGANVVVAILSGTRRRLAPGKLWGFLGLAAKSSLWLAYQVTEAATTNAIGSLSLCGSDASEEEKLVVAFWAPFLLLHLGGPDNLTAYALEDNKISSRKWLEMVTQIAGVIYTINNNTHRGVRSWTLLLAASVVMLFSGAVRYVERVMAQRKANLDSMQEDARSSSSSEDDFKMLKCIIKRNKRLGRSLRDREALLLAQALFPVWRHALVDSSVNPASPRQQASEMILSVSESDERERKWDWKSMCKVAEMELSLIYDFLYTKAILAHTCYYYLVRLLSPLCTAAAAFLFWLWLHPDDQQQQQQQPQVRGSFTGITYGLLAITFIMDVAWLLRAFGSTWAYAYLQELAPACLRGRAAGRRWWCSLHHIAVRLDPLQLFCRHPISHRRWSGTIGKYNLLHECSAATTRQCHPEWWPVSMTGDDKPKEMGYLSKLPACVKELLFPRVTEILQQAIEEKKDGEDKKNDEEKEKEKEKEKNKDRYQRMHIRKEWGHQALRSAPELVKTKLPLSEMDLLFGEEFVEDVLLWHIVTCMVLLLPHIGDEARKHACAIEVMSEYMMFLVAVRPQMLPGLVLHSQLEVTRNKLVDIWDGAEHGNKLPDNEKWNMKNKEKLAMILRRLTTEKPDETEEVWVHPVDPDEGTELLVRAVKVYFKLSGDKEPGVKSSGDAMWPRPLLPGEMLQFIFNVWVDKLVYAAVRCSREAHAQQLTAGGELTTVLWMLVQHAGPFCIGEAEKAYIIGPVQPGKKKEAEEKKKKKDEEEKKKKDKAEPRPPPMAPPPPMAPSLPQPWPTPPPPCCPVCPPFHHPSYPPVCTPYYNPSWPPMCPWYPQCPPQHERPGDEPEEAREDEHQDSSSSDEESDE, encoded by the coding sequence ATGGTGTGGCTCGGAATGATCCTGGCTATGATTTTCGCACAGTTGGTCCAGTGGTGGAGCGAATGGGGGTTCCGGGTCACTGTCCTCGGGAGCTTAGGGGCAAATGTGGTCGTCGCCATCCTGTCCGGGACACGGCGGCGCTTGGCTCCCGGCAAGTTGTGGGGGTTCCTAGGCTTGGCGGCTAAGTCGTCGCTGTGGCTTGCATACCAGGTCACCGAGGCAGCCACGACGAACGCAATCGGCAGCCTGTCCCTGTGCGGCTCCGATGCGTCGGAGGAGGAGAAGCTGGTGGTGGCGTTCTGGGCCCCGTTCCTCCTGCTGCACCTGGGCGGACCAGACAACCTGACCGCCTACGCTCTGGAGGACAACAAGATCTCCAGCCGCAAATGGCTTGAGATGGTCACTCAGATTGCGGGGGTCATTTATACCATCAACAACAACACACATCGCGGTGTTCGCAGCTGGACTCTGCTACTGGCGGCGTCCGTCGTCATGCTCTTCTCCGGCGCCGTCAGGTACGTGGAGAGGGTCATGGCGCAACGGAAAGCCAACTTGGACAGCATGCAGGAGGACGCCAGGTCGTCAAGCAGCAGCGAGGACGACTTCAAGATGCTGAAATGCATAATCAAGAGGAACAAGAGGCTGGGGCGGTCGCTCCGCGACAGAGAAGCGCTGCTCCTTGCTCAGGCTCTCTTCCCCGTCTGGCGCCACGCCCTGGTGGATTCTTCTGTGAATCCAGCTTCACCAAGGCAGCAAGCCAGCGAGATGATCCTGTCGGTGTCGGAGTCGGATGAGCGGGAGCGCAAGTGGGACTGGAAGAGCATGTGCAAGGTGGCAGAGATGGAGCTCTCCCTCATCTATGACTTCCTCTACACCAAGGCGATCCTGGCACACACCTGCTACTACTACCTCGTCCGCTTGTTGTCGCCCCTCTGCACTGCCGCTGCCGCATTTCTGTTCTGGCTCTGGCTTCATCCTGAtgatcagcagcagcagcagcagcagccacagGTCAGGGGATCTTTCACCGGGATCACCTACGGCTTGCTGGCCATTACCTTCATCATGGATGTGGCATGGCTGCTGAGAGCTTTCGGGTCGACATGGGCGTATGCCTACCTACAGGAGCTGGCACCAGCCTGCCTTCGTGGCCGGGCCGCCGGAAGAAGATGGTGGTGCAGCCTCCACCACATCGCCGTCCGCCTGGACCCGTTGCAGCTATTCTGCCGCCATCCGATCAGCCACAGGCGGTGGTCGGGCACCATCGGCAAGTACAATTTGCTGCACGAGTGCAGTGCTGCCACCACTAGGCAATGTCATCCAGAGTGGTGGCCGGTGTCCATGACCGGAGACGACAAACCCAAAGAGATGGGGTATCTGTCTAAGCTTCCTGCATGCGTGAAGGAACTGCTGTTCCCGCGAGTGACGGAAATATTGCAGCAGGCCATTGAGGAAAAAAAAGATGGTGAGGATAAAAAAAACGACGAGgaaaaggagaaggagaaggagaaggagaagaacaAGGACAGGTACCAAAGGATGCACATCAGGAAAGAGTGGGGCCACCAGGCCTTACGCAGTGCACCTGAGCTAGTCAAAACCAAATTGCCGCTGTCGGAAATGGACCTACTATTCGGCGAGGAATTCGTGGAGGACGTCCTCTTGTGGCACATCGTCACCTGCATGGTCCTCCTACTCCCGCACATCGGAGACGAAGCAAGGAAACATGCGTGTGCAATTGAGGTGATGTCGGAATACATGATGTTCCTGGTTGCTGTCCGTCCACAAATGCTACCTGGACTTGTCCTCCACAGCCAGTTGGAGGTAACCCGCAACAAATTGGTTGACATATGGGATGGTGCTGAGCATGGTAACAAACTACCAGATAATGAAAAATGGAACATGAAAAACAAAGAAAAGCTTGCCATGATCCTGCGACGCCTAACGACCGAGAAGCCCGATGAGACTGAGGAAGTATGGGTTCATCCAGTTGATCCTGATGAAGGTACGGAACTTCTAGTGCGTGCAGTAAAAGTATATTTTAAACTGTCAGGCGACAAGGAACCTGGTGTAAAAAGCAGCGGAGATGCGATGTGGCCTCGTCCGCTGCTACCAGGTGAGATGCTCCAGTTCATCTTCAATGTGTGGGTGGATAAGCTGGTCTACGCGGCCGTCCGGTGCAGCAGGGAGGCCCATGCCCAGCAGCTCACAGCCGGTGGCGAACTCACAACCGTGCTCTGGATGCTTGTCCAACATGCTGGCCCGTTTTGCATCGGAGAAGCAGAGAAAGCCTACATCATCGGGCCTGTGCAGCCTGGTAAGAAGAAGGAGGctgaggagaagaagaagaagaaggacgaggaggagaagaagaagaaggataagGCGGAACCTCGGCCTCCGCCGATGGCTCCACCTCCGCCGATGGCTCCATCTCTACCTCAGCCTTGGCCTACTCCTCCGCCTCCGTGCTGCCCGGTGTGCCCTCCGTTCCACCACCCATCATACCCACCCGTGTGCACTCCATACTACAACCCATCATGGCCCCCCATGTGCCCTTGGTACCCTCAGTGTCCCCCACAACATGAGAGACCAGGAGACGAACCTGAGGAAGCCAGAGAAGATGAACAccaagattcttcttcttctgacGAGGAGTCCGATGAATAA